Proteins co-encoded in one Arachis hypogaea cultivar Tifrunner chromosome 13, arahy.Tifrunner.gnm2.J5K5, whole genome shotgun sequence genomic window:
- the LOC112735173 gene encoding uncharacterized protein, producing the protein MHVVRKDGVGMILDRHESIRAAVNRSGGDWQPPRAWWMFCIRHIGSNFLREFKVPHLQKLVVNIGYSRTVEEYNINYKRLEERGEAYAKWCDAIGLRHWVLAFDEGHRWGHITRNLVESINLVLKGARNLPVLALVRAIYYRLNELFTRKSAETHERKHAGFTYSVFAQQRIEANMQQTGNIVVHRFDRRNEVFEVYEMTSKKVIVVDLARRACDCGHFQVERLPCHHVIACCANQRLYWQLYVHDVYKLTEVCKVYRFEFIPLGDPETWLAYEGPTLVANPALRRTSNGRPKLTDT; encoded by the coding sequence ATGCATGTTGTTAGAAAGGATGGTGTGGGTATGATCTTAGACCGACATGAGTCAATCCGGGCAGCAGTAAATCGTTCCGGAGGTGACTGGCAACCTCCAAGAGCATGGTGGATGTTTTGTATAAGGCACATCGGCAGCAACTTCCTAAGGGAATTCAAAGTCCCTCACTTGCAAAAACTTGTTGTCAATATAGGGTATTCGAGAACGGTGGAGGAGTACAATATCAACTATAAGAGGTTGGAAGAGCGAGGCGAGGCATATGCCAAGTGGTGTGATGCCATTGGACTCAGACATTGGGTATTGGCATTCGACGAGGGACATCGATGGGGCCATATAACGAGGAACCTTGTCGAGTCCATTAACTTAGTGTTGAAGGGTGCCCGTAATCTACCTGTGTTGGCGCTGGTCCGAGCAATATATTATCGGTTAAATGAACTTTTTACGCGAAAAAGTGCCGAGACTCACGAACGCAAGCATGCTGGATTTACTTACTCCGTATTTGCACAGCAGCGGATTGAAGCAAATATGCAACAGACTGGGAATATAGTTGTGCATCGGTTTGATAGACGAAATGAGGTGTTTGAGGTATACGAAATGACTAGCAAAAAAGTGATAGTTGTTGATCTTGCACGACGGGCGTGTGACTGTGGACACTTTCAGGTGGAACGACTACCATGTCACCATGTTATTGCTTGCTGTGCTAACCAGCGTCTCTATTGGCAGTTGTATGTACATGATGTGTACAAGTTGACAGAGGTTTGTAAGGTATATAGATTTGAGTTCATACCATTAGGTGATCCCGAGACATGGCTTGCTTATGAGGGACCTACATTGGTCGCTAATCCCGCCTTGAGGCGAACGTCAAATGGTCGCCCCAAATTGACCGATACTTGA